From one Eptesicus fuscus isolate TK198812 chromosome 21, DD_ASM_mEF_20220401, whole genome shotgun sequence genomic stretch:
- the THAP8 gene encoding LOW QUALITY PROTEIN: THAP domain-containing protein 8 (The sequence of the model RefSeq protein was modified relative to this genomic sequence to represent the inferred CDS: inserted 1 base in 1 codon): MVAPEPGDRYTQLPPPPPPPPRPTQHMGHQHLCRSHCTPSCFQWRWGVGGVVDKNGPYTKSGKPGGPPGPAIPAAGPEHLVVLGPAXGYPEGAATMFLNPLSVLLAPAWPCPGVPFQHPQAGLSTGQERRLQQLQEWHQEQLRAIAQWVQQLAQRACCEG, encoded by the exons ATGGTCGCACCGGAGCCGGGTGACCGTTACACTcaactgccgccgccgccgccgccgccgccacgacCCACTCAA CACATGGGCCACCAGCACCTGTGCAGGTCGCACTGCACACCCTCCTGCTTCCAGTggcgctggggggtggggggtgttgtgGACAAAAATGGGCCATACACTAAATCTGGCAAGCCAGGGGGGCCT ccaggcccagccatcCCAGCAGCTGGGCCTGAACACCTGGTGGTGTTAGGGCCAG TTGGATACCCTGAGGGCGCGGCCACCATGTTCCTGAACCCCCTGAGTGTTTTGCTGGCTCCTGCATGGCCTTGCCCTGGAGTCCCCTTTCAGCACCCACAGGCTGGACTCAGCACTGGGCAGGAGAGAAGGCTGCAGCAACTCCAAGAATGGCACCAGGAGCAGCTGAGGGCTATAGCACAGTGGGTGCAGCAGCTTGCACAGAGAGCCTGCTGTGAAGGGTGA